In Azospirillaceae bacterium, a genomic segment contains:
- the rdgB gene encoding RdgB/HAM1 family non-canonical purine NTP pyrophosphatase, whose protein sequence is MTTPRQFTGDTLIIATHNKGKVKEIAALLGDHVANFPTAGELGLPEPEETGLTFVANAELKALAAAKAAGIPALADDSGMAVKALDGAPGIYSARWAGPEKDFKAAMARVERELPAGADRDASFICALTIAWPDGHVETVQGEVRGALVNPPRGDKGFGYDPIFVQDGYDRTYGEMAPDEKHAISHRADAFRQLVERCFR, encoded by the coding sequence ATGACCACTCCCAGACAATTCACCGGCGACACCCTGATCATCGCCACCCACAACAAGGGCAAGGTGAAGGAGATCGCCGCCTTGCTGGGCGATCATGTCGCCAACTTCCCCACGGCGGGCGAACTGGGCTTGCCGGAACCGGAAGAGACCGGCCTGACCTTCGTGGCGAACGCGGAGCTGAAGGCCCTGGCGGCGGCCAAGGCGGCGGGCATCCCGGCGCTGGCGGACGACAGCGGCATGGCGGTGAAGGCGCTGGACGGCGCGCCGGGCATCTATTCCGCCCGCTGGGCCGGGCCGGAGAAGGATTTCAAGGCCGCCATGGCGCGGGTGGAGCGGGAATTGCCGGCCGGCGCCGACCGGGACGCCAGCTTCATCTGCGCCCTGACCATCGCCTGGCCCGACGGCCATGTGGAAACGGTGCAGGGTGAGGTGCGCGGGGCACTGGTCAACCCGCCGCGCGGCGACAAGGGCTTCGGCTACGACCCCATCTTCGTCCAGGACGGTTACGACCGCACCTATGGTGAGATGGCGCCGGATGAGAAGCACGCCATCAGCCACCGGGCCGACGCCTTCCGCCAGCTGGTGGAGCGATGCTTCCGTTGA